AgatagttttgttgttttaagagagACAGATTAAAGCCAGGGACTGTTTAACCAGAGAGCTCCAATGCTCTCTTCAGCCCTCATCAGGTTCCTCTGTGGTTGGTAAAAACACGGTGTCAAGAGTGATAGTGgatcccccacctccccaaaacTAAAATAGATATCTATGGAGGCTAGACATGAGGAATATGCGCAGAGAGGCCGCCCACAAAACTGCCTCCAAAATGAGATGGGCGGGCGGTGAGTGCTGAGGGCCCCTCCACCACTGATAATATCAGCTCACGAGGCTGGCAAGGGGGAAGTCACTTCAGAAGAGGAGAGCCGCTCTGTTCAGAGGGCTCCGCACTGGGGCAGAGAATACACAGGATTTTCCCcgtggagatggaggcaggcgTAGTCAGAACCCTGCGGGGCGTGACTAACTGCCCCAATATTCCTGCCACCGGGCCCTCTGGGTAAGGACTCCACAATTATGGGAGAGCCAGCAGGAGAACTCACAAACCCGCCTTTCATTTGGCCGGCAAATCAATCTGGCTTCTTACCTCCCTGGGGACAATATTGCATTTCCCCTGGAAAAACAAAGGCCAGAGATCTCGGAAGGGGGATCAGCTTCAGCAGCCGTTTCCCTGGTGAGGAGCTTGCAACATCTCTGGAGCAATTGGGTCTGATTCCAGGGATAGAGTTTGGAGTCCAGTCATTTTATGAGTCTATCTCCTTAATGATGAGCACACACGTCTTGAGGCCACATTTCACTTAGAGCATCAACCCAGACCCTGTATTGGGGCCTCTTTTAAAAGCCACAAGCCGGGAGTTCCCATCCTGGGTTGACAGCCCTGTTCTCCAAGCACAGATGTGAACTTTTTGTTCCCAGGGCCTCAGAGTTGAGTTTGGGACCATTGAGTTGAGAATGACCTCTGTCCACAGAGACGggcttttaaagacatttttgctGGATCAGGTCTCTGACAGCCAGAGACTTTAAACCTCTTaagcccctcccttctcccctactCCCTAGGTTCAGAAATCAGAACTGTCAACCTTAAGCAAACACATTTCTCTGAAATTATTACCCCCAAAACTCTCCTCACTGACTGGATCTTCCTCCAGTCTTAAGGAGGCAGCTAGCTCCTGAGTCACAGACCTTGGCAAAGGCCCCAGGGAACTGTGAAGAACTCAGCATTAACCAGGAAACTAGTGCTAATGGAAGCCATGCCCACAATACCTTCCCTGCCAGCACAGCCTAGGCACCATGCCCTCCACCTCTATGTATTGTTTCTATGCAGACACACTCACAGGCAAGTGTCCAAACAACCTCAGGACAGCCTTGTGCTCCAAGGCCCCAGGGCCTGGGGAAGCCTGCTGCAAACGGgcagctccctctctctgttttgtaTCACTGTGATGCTCCCGGGGAAATTCTTTCTGCTCAGGCAAGCACAGCAGGTGGAGAGTGGATATCCCCAACAGGGAACCactgaaatggaaagaaacaccCAAACTTTGGCACGTACTAGTTTCCCCTGACCCCAACAAAGcagcccagggccagagagatgctTTTGCTTGAGGCAGAGagtggaaggagaagggggagggggcgggTGGGCCCTGGCTCTGGCTGTCTGCTGGAGCATGACAAAGATCAGAGACCAGGACCAAGATACTGTGGGGGCTGCTGGCTAGGCTGGCGTTTGGGTTCCTACCTGGGAGAAGTTGAGCCCGTTGAGAGGATGGCACTGTTCCTCTACCCGCTCCACAGCCCCAgtgctcttcttcatcttctcagCCTGCTGGGCCAGGTAGAGGTCCAACACAGGCACACCCCTGGAGCGCACATCTGTCTCCGTGAGTGAGTTCACCATGAGCATCACCCACACTGGCCTCTTGCGCTCCCAGTTGCCAGCAATGGCATTGAACAGGTAGTCAGCATACAGCCCTTTGCCGCGCTGTGCTGGTGTCATCCATGAGGGCAGCATCAGCTTCACGTAGTCCAGGTGGCGCTTCAGGCGCCAGTAGAGCTCTCTTGGCAGCACATCCTGCAGGTTCTCCCCATGGGGCAGCAGCTGGCAGCTGGCCAGTGCTGAGATGGTGTAGGGATCTGTCAGATCCAGCTCAAAGTAGACACGGGTGCTGGCCTGGAAGGCTGCTTTGGAATTATCAGGGATGAAGTCCCAGACTCGGGTATATGGAACGTGGATGGTGCCAAACAAGTAGGCTGGGGGATGGCGCCGAATAGTCCACAGGAAGGAGTTCAGGTCCCTCTGCtacaaggagagaggagaggagaggcagatCAGTGAGGCCAAAGGTAGCAGAGCAGAGCCAGGGTTGGCACAGAGAGGTGGCAGGGGTAGATGGGGCCAGAAGGCAGAGGCCCACTGGCAAGGGCTTTCCAAGCTAAAAGCTCCACATTCAAATTCTGGCTTTGCCCTATCTTAATCCAATTAATTTTCAGTCTATCATTTCACCTCCCACagactcagtttcctcttctgtaaaatgggggtggggtgggaatggaAGTTATTGGTAGGACTGAAAAACAGAACATACATATCTGAAGCCCTCAGAGTGGTGCCAGGCACAGAGGAAGTGG
This DNA window, taken from Cricetulus griseus strain 17A/GY chromosome 2, alternate assembly CriGri-PICRH-1.0, whole genome shotgun sequence, encodes the following:
- the Trabd2b gene encoding metalloprotease TIKI2 isoform X8 produces the protein MHAALAGPLLAALLATARARPQPPDGGQCRPPGSQRDLNSFLWTIRRHPPAYLFGTIHVPYTRVWDFIPDNSKAAFQASTRVYFELDLTDPYTISALASCQLLPHGENLQDVLPRELYWRLKRHLDYVKLMLPSWMTPAQRGKGLYADYLFNAIAGNWERKRPVWVMLMVNSLTETDVRSRGVPVLDLYLAQQAEKMKKSTGAVERVEEQCHPLNGLNFSQVLFALNQTLLQHESVRAGSLQAPYTTEDLIKHYNCGDLNAVIFNHDTSQLPNFINTTLPPHEQVTAQEIDSYFRQELIYKRNERMGKRVMALLQENQDKICFFAFGADGT